The proteins below come from a single Cryptococcus gattii WM276 chromosome D, complete sequence genomic window:
- a CDS encoding uncharacterized protein (Similar to TIGR gene model, INSD accession AAW45936.1), translated as MEGSPLSRFPPITASSSPSASTNGASGKRKSTLLTFLRRPSVEGSTIAVPQRQSVFHDMERRPQKPLRQEELLSVVGGEMDVDPNLPTVRLVPPDDEGEPMMLYPFPLSPPPSLDTQSPPQQRTPPLAPSTPSPMSRRPLVTANGPRPTSVFTTNPAWNGMADGFVLPPPRFSRSGAGFNPRGRTSVIMPKTKTQVVEEKKRRMSAMMEWEMGYGGAERQVMNRPMLIRQGMKPPNVLEAEEERAAMAKITPQSGLTKPDEEEKIEELSEEPATAASTPSAPTTPGPPFVTVNTQSPVTSQPPAQLTKDHPSQPATSKPSKPSRRSRTLSLSAAFSAPLFTKNESPATTSVPPLPPVPPVPTEQTKRVPKKQKSLKNLFFSSSTPPTTTLGPSKCDSSSQLAEKEHQDKSETSKEKKPMLTKRRSKPSLHINVNATKSSSSLKSAPATSSSSKTSAAPITPTIFSGRSEKTSATSTTPSTASTATATSASATASKPKLNKRFSLSNMAVFKKRSNSAPVLENRSLADMESGNAKEEVPKVPELPKAYKKEKEARRTMSEMFPAKEEVAVLPQAPFTDEIVASPVAAVPENIIESPRTHSADISTGSSLTHSPSDSTSTIDPTSTSVSSDMSDVDDEDDILNAQFMQLPSPRSPIDRDPAASLQDLLNNAPGRKSEVVVVQEGRRSLEALVVLGPTSVRPNAVPTNSRVSASGSEASFASCDSGSTLNFGASPQRKQSLGPGAVRRRSAGSDESDDVEGLVTPVQDSVEMFRVQRQRQESQSEESNAGESTDSEGMRLIKNRSSRKICPTVTPINASSTSRTAPTRRLPASPEKMSLEAKKKLGSLHFDTLGLNFGEWDERREEVHVQA; from the exons ATGGAAGGCTCTCCTTTGTCGAGATTTCCTCCGATAActgcttcctcttcaccgTCTGCATCAACGAACGGAGCGAGTGGGAAGCGTAAGTCAACTCTGCTTACCTTTCTTCGTCGCCCTTCTGTAGAAGGCAGTACCATCGCCGTCCCACAAAGGCAATCGGTTTTCCATGACATGGAAAGGCGGCCTCAGAAGCCCCTCAGGCAAGAGGAACTGCTTAGCGTTGTCGGTGGAGAAATGGATGTTGATCCTAATCTACCCACTGTCAGACTAGTGCCTCCCGATG ATGAAGGCGAACCCATGATGCTTTATCCATTTCCCCTCTCACCGCCTCCTTCTCTAGACACTCAATCACCTCCTCAACAAAGAACTCCTCCACTCGCACCTTCTACACCCTCTCCCATGTCCCGCCGTCCTCTAGTTACTGCAAATGGCCCGCGTCCAACGAGCGTCTTCACGACTAATCCTGCATGGAACGGCATGGCAGATGGATTCGTCCTCCCCCCGCCTAGATTCTCCCGATCGGGTGCTGGTTTTAATCCTCGTGGCAGGACATCAGTGATCATGCCCAAGACAAAAACTCAGGTTGtagaggagaagaaaagaagaatgagCGCAATGATGGAATGGGAAATGGGGTATGGCGGTGCGGAGAGACAGGTGATGAATCGGCCAATGTTGATACGGCAGGGGATGAAGCCGCCGAATGTGCTGGAGGCTGAGGAGGAACGCGCTGCGATGGCAAAGATTACACCGCAGTCAGGACTCACAAAACCggacgaggaggagaagattgaggaGTTGAGCGAAGAACCTGCGACTGCTGCGTCTACACCATCTGCGCCCACAACCCCTGGCCCGCCTTTTGTTACTGTCAACACCCAGTCACCTGTCACTAGCCAACCGCCCGCTCAATTAACCAAGGATCACCCTTCCCAGCCCGCCACTTCCAAACCGTCTAAACCATCTCGTCGTTCTCGTACCTTGTCGCTGAGTGCAGCCTTTTCAGCCCCTCTATTCACCAAGAACGAGTCGCCAGCCACTACATCAGTACCACCCCTCCCTCCCGTACCCCCTGTCCCAACAGAGCAGACGAAGCGAGTTCCcaagaagcaaaaaagTCTCAAgaacctcttcttcagtTCCTCTACACCCCCTACGACTACCTTGGGTCCCTCCAAATGCGATAGCTCCAGTCAGCTGGCCGAAAAAGAACACCAGGACAAATCCGAAACGTCCAAGGAAAAGAAGCCTATGCTCACCAAGCGTCGTTCAAAACCTTCTCTTCACATTAACGTTAACGCGACCAaatcttcctcatctctcAAATCTGCTCCAGCGACATCTTCCAGCTCCAAGACCAGCGCGGCTCCTATCACACCTACAATTTTCTCTGGACGTAGCGAGAAGACCAGCGCAACCTCTACTACCCCTAGTACAGCCTCTACGGCTACCGCAACATCAGCTTCAGCTACCGCCTCCAAGCCAAAGTTGAATAAGAGATTCTCACTGTCTAACATGGCTGTGTTCAAGAAGAGATCCAACAGTGCCCCAGTACTCGAGAACAGGTCGCTGGCTGACATGGAGAGTGGTAATGCAAAGGAGGAAGTGCCAAAGGTACCAGAACTGCCAAAGGCGTacaaaaaggaaaaagaggCGAGGAGGACAATGTCTGAGATGTTCCCTGCAAAGGAAGAGGTAGCTGTTCTGCCCCAAGCTCCATTTACGGATGAAATTGTAGCTTCTCCCGTTGCCGCAGTGCCCGAAAATATTATCGAATCACCTCGTACCCATTCGGCAGACATCTCCACCGGCTCATCTCTCACCCATTCTCCCAGCGACTCCACTTCCACCATCGATCCCACTTCCACTTCAGTGTCGTCTGATATGTCTGATGTtgacgatgaagacgaTATCCTCAATGCGCAGTTCATGCAGCTTCCGTCTCCTCGATCACCTATCGACCGCGATCCTGCGGCGTCACTACAAGACTTGTTGAATAATGCTccaggaaggaagagtgAGGTCGTCGTTGTTCAAGAGGGAAGACGGAGCTTGGAGGCATTGGTTGTTCTTGGTCCTACTTCAGTAAGGCCGAACGCGGTCCCTACAAACAGTCGAGTGAGCGCCAGTGGGAGCGAAGCAAGCTTTGCTTCTTGCGATTCTGGATCTACCCTTAATTTCGGCGCTAGTCCTCAACGGAAGCAGTCTTTGGGTCCTGGAGCGGTCCGTCGAAGGAGCGCAGGCTCGGATGAAAGCGACGACGTTGAGGGGCTAGTCACTCCTGTGCAGGATAGCGTCGAGATGTTTAGAGTgcagaggcagaggcaGGAAAGTCAGAGTGAAGAGAGTAATGCTGGAGAATCGACGGACAGTGAGGGCATGAGGTTGATCAAAAATCGTTCATCACGCAAGATTTGCCCAACTGTCACTCCCATCAACGCTTCAAGCACGTCAAGGACTGCGCCTACTCGACGTCTTCCTGCATCTCCGGAGAAAATGTCGCTCgaggcgaagaagaaactTGGGAGTCTGCATTTCGATACCTTGGGATTGAACTTTGGAGAGTGGGATGAGCGAAGAGAGGAGGTGCACGTGCAGGCTTGA
- a CDS encoding uncharacterized protein (Similar to TIGR gene model, INSD accession AAW45935.1) has translation MVMSEKAHLHLDFNSPTCPAPAYSPPTSFSSPASPPAPFGSFASQQYSSPFMPSRKSFSGIDSERGELPSPTMSEKNLGSPTRSSPRILMGAVVSVSPRRNSEELSLEVPGIVLTEPHPNPRPFPPPKQTVLLAPTSLPLPSPGSSHSSFQGHYQHSSISAKSLHQFSPAFTSFLNGTPTPYQQHQGRKSRMKALVMLGILIVGGWHLWSTMMNEGWGVLVEEAVEKM, from the exons ATGGTCATGTCCGAAAAGGCTC ACCTCCACCTCGACTTCAACTCGCCCACTTGCCCAGCGCCTGCTTACTCGCCTCCAACATCTTTTTCTTCACCGGCTTCACCACCTGCACCTTTCGGAAGCTTCGCTTCTCAGCAATACAGCTCGCCCTTCATGCCGTCTAGAAAGTCCTTTTCCGGAATCGATTCTGAAAGAGGTGAACTTCCAAGCCCTACGATGAGCGAGAAGAATCTGGGATCACCAACGCGATCGTCTCCCAGGATTTTAATGGGTGCCGTGGTTAGCGTGTCCCCTCGGCGAAATAGTGAAGAACTTTCTTTGGAGGTTCCCGGAATTGTCTTGA CCGAGCCTCATCCTAACCCTCGTCCTTTCCCACCACCGAAACAAACAGTCCTCCTGGCTCCTACCTCACTCCCATTGCCTTCTCCCGGATCTTCCCATTCCAGCTTTCAAGGGCACTACCAACATTCCTCCATCTCTGCCAAATCTTTACACCAATTCTCTCCCGCTTTCACCTCTTTCCTGAACGGTACACCCACACCGTATCAACAACATCAAGGCCGAAAAAGCCGGATGAAGGCATTGGTGATGTTAGGTATCCTTATTGTAGGAGGATGGCATCTTTGGAGCACGATGATGAACGAGGGATGGGGTGTTTTGGTAGAAGAAGCCGTTGAGAAGATGTAA
- a CDS encoding uracil permease, putative (Similar to TIGR gene model, INSD accession AAW45934.1), translating into MTARLRVRKILKKLESDHAEGLTSAEMFLATEDLLPVKEEQKTWDGWNFASFWIADSFNLNTFTIASSMISAGLNWWQAFLCVIIGYSLVGPLIVLSARPGAVHGIVFPAVCRTTFGLFGSLWPVLNRAGMASIWWGVQGWLGGECVYVLLRAIWPSYPNIKNTMPASTETTSAYILSFVIFWLLSLPTIWVPIHKLRWLFAAKAVVGPIVGFTLFGWSITRAGGIGPVFSQPATLSGSALGWQMIISISSCFNNMFTLVVNAPDFASRAKKPSAAVWPQLISMPLGFTITSFLGIVIASASVPQFGTQIWDVVQIMDRMLDGASSSTRAGLVFISAGFVYVQLLLNVAANSISAGCDLTALFPRYLSIRRGGYIAAIIGICMNPWLLYTSSSTFGTYLSAYGVLLSCIAGPMITDYWFVRRGHMRINDLYSAEKSGWYWYTWGINWRGYLGYLVGFACNAPGFINSINPNIHVSVGAQRVYYLSWITGTGISGLVYYLACLVSPPPGMNRTFMEIDESKDELRVDEIARMRMPQEGVEAQEISEKKVGQESQVFVMEA; encoded by the exons ATGACCGCAAGATTAAGAGTCAGGAAGATCCTGAAGAAGCTGGAGAGTGACCATGCTGAGGGTCTTACAAGCGCAGAGATGTTCCTCGCAACCGAGGACCTCTTGCCAGTCAAGGAAGAGCAAAAGACTTGGGATGGTTGGAACTTT GCTTCTTTCTGGATAGCTGACAGTTTCAACCTAAATACATTTACTATTGCCTCGTCGATGATCAGTGCAGGTCTTAATTGGTGGCAAG CCTTCCTATGTGTCATAATTGGATACTCCCTCGTTGGTCCACTCATCGTCCTTAGTGCGCGTCCA GGCGCTGTTCATGGTATCGTCTTCCCTGCTGTCTGTCGTACAACATTTGGATTATTTGGCAGTCTTTGGCCTGTTCTCAACCGAGCGGGAATGGCTT CGATCTGGTGGGGAGTGCAGGGATGGCTCGGAGGTGAATGTGTCTATGTATTGCTCAGAGCAATCTGGCCAAGCTATCCGAATATCAAAAACACAATGCCCGCAAGCACCGAAACTACTTCAG CTTATATTCTTTCCTTCGTGATTTTTTGGCTACTTTCTTTACCTACGATCTGGGTTCCCATCCACAAGCTTCGGTGGCTTTTCGCAGCCAAAGCAGTCGTTGGCCCTATCGTAGGCTTTACTCTCTTTGGATGGTCAATCACTCGTGCAGGCGGTATTGGTCCAGTCTTCTCACAACCTGCTACCTTGTCTGGCTCTGCTTTGGGGTGGCAAATGATCATCAGCATCTCTAGCTGCTTCAACAACATGTTTACTCTCGTAGTCAATGCTCCCGACTTTGCCAGTAGGGCTAAGAAACCCAGTGCTGCCGTGTGGCCTCAACTGATTTCAATGCCCCTCGGCTTTACTATCACCTCTTTCTTGGGTATCGTAATAGCTTCCGCCAGTGTCCCACAATTTGGCACTCAGATCTGGGATGTTGTCCAG ATTATGGACAGAATGCTTGACGGTGCCTCCTCATCCACACGAGCTGGGCTTGTTTTTATCTCTGCTGGTTTCGTCTACGTTCA GCTTTTGCTCAACGTCGCTGCCAACTCTATCTCTGCCGGTTGTGATCTGACCGCCCTCTTCCCTCGATACCTCTCTATTCGCAGGGGCGGATACATTGCCGCCATTATTGGTATCTGTATGAACCCCTGGCTGCTCTACACATCTTCCTCCACGTTCGGCACTTATCTCAGCGCTTACGGTGTCCTTCTCTCATGTATTGCGGGTCCAATGATCACTGACTATTGGTTCGTTCGAAGAGGACACATGCGTATAAACGACTTGTACTCTGCGGAGAAAAGCGGATGGTACTGGTACACTTGGGGTATCAACTGGCGTGGTTATTTGGGTTACCTGGTCGGCTTTGCCTGCAACGCACCGGGTTTCATCAACTCGATCAACCCCAACATACATGTTTCTGTGGGCGCCCAGCGTGTATACTACCTCTCTTGGATTACAGGTACTGGTATTTCCGGTCTTGTTTACTACCTGGCTTGTCTTGTTTCTCCTCCGCCTGGAATGAACAGGACTTTCATGGAGATTGATGAGAGTAAGGACGAGTTGAGGGTCGACGAGATTGCGAGGATGAGAATGCCTCAGGAAGGTGTGGAGGCGCAGGAAATATCGGAAAAGAAGGTCGGCCAGGAGAGTCAGGTGTTCGTGATGGAAGCGTAA
- a CDS encoding uncharacterized protein (Similar to TIGR gene model, INSD accession AAW45933.1) → MSDMEYFIGFDVGTGSGRACLVDRNGNLIAEHAEPTLTHRSPTDARIFEQSTRNIWKSLSICSKRILAESGVKPEQVKGLGFDATCSLAVVDKQGKPMSISRTGQSEEDEKDANIGLDGEWNVILWADHRAEEEAEKINSTGEGVLGFVGKTMSLEMEIPKTLWLSKHMAHERFKQCMFFDLPDFLTYHATSDRARSTCSLACKCSFVPIGATMTHDCDGGKEETSTQGWSARFFEKIGLHDLVEEDFASLGGIPGKNGLVLTAGQPVGKGLSKPAAEDLGLLEGTAVGSGVIDAYAGWIGTVAAAAGEDQAQPTLEDASARLAAIAGTSTCHIAQSKNGILVPGVWGPYRDAVFPNLWMNEGGQSSTGQLIDFMMQSHPAYPKLLELSQSSGKSTFELLAERLETLQKEKGAKTLTHLTKDLHFYPDLHGNRSPLADPRMKGMITGLVLDDSLNDLAAKFNVTLEAIALQTRHIVDEMNAKGHKIDSIYMSGSQAKNGPLMRLLATVLQMPVIIPPQPSAAVVLGAAMLGRYAYDLMTERHGKPISSQQEAEEAKEKDGWRLWDVMVQMTRPGKRIEPRNDKFGASEKRLLDVKYKIFREAVEVQRKWRQMIADEVKDEE, encoded by the exons ATGAGCGACATGGAATACTTTATCGGTTTTGACGT CGGCACTGGGTCTGGCAGGGCATGTCTGGTTGACCGCAACGGCAATCTCATCGCTGAGCACGCTG AACCTACTCTTACCCACCGTTCCCCTACCGACGCTCGTATTTTTGAGCAATCCACCCGCAACATCTGGAAGTCCCTCTCCATCTGCTCAAAAAGGATCCTCGCAGAATCTGGCGTCAAGCCTGAACAAGTCAAAGGTCTCGGCTTTGACGCTACTTGTTCGCTTGCGGTCGTCGACAAACAGGGCAAGCCCATGAGCATCTCCAGGACAGGCCAGTCTGAAGAGGACGAAAAGGATGCTAATATCGGGTTGGATGGAGAGTGGAATGTCATTCTTTGGGCCGACCACCGAGCTGAGGAGGAGGCTGAAAAGATCAACTCAACTGGCGAGGGGGTGCTTGGTTTCGTTGGCAAAACTATGAGC CTTGAGATGGAGATCCCTAAGACTCTCTGGTTGAGCAAGCATATGGCACATGAAAGGTTCAAACAGTGCATGTTCTTTGA CCTTCCTGACTTCCTCACATACCATGCCACCTCTGACCGTGCCCGTTCTACCTGCTCTCTCGCCTGCAAATGCTCTTTCGTACCCATCGGAGCTACTATGACTCACGACTGTGATGGCGGTAAGGAAGAGACCAGCACCCAGGGTTGGTCTGCTAGGTTTTTCGAGAAGATTG GCCTTCACGACTTGGTCGAAGAAGATTTTGCTTCTCTCGGTGGTATCCCCGGAAAGAACGGCCTCGTCCTAACTGCAGGTCAGCCAGTCGGTAAAGGTCTCAGCAAGCCTGCCGCCGAAGACCTCGGTCTTTTGGAAGGGACCGCTGTCGGATCTGGTGTTATCGATGCCTACGCTGGTTGGATCGGTACggttgctgctgctgctgggGAGGACCAGGCTCAGCCTACTCTTGAGGATGCGAGTGCCAGGCTTGCTGCTATTGCTGGTACTAGTACATGTCACATTGCCCAAAGCAAGAATGGTATCTTGGTTCCTGG TGTTTGGGGTCCGTACCGAGATGCCGTGTTCCCTAACCTCTGGATGAATGAAGGTGGCCAGTCTTCTACCGGTCAG CTTATCGACTTTATGATGCAAAGCCACCCCGCCTATCCCAAGCTTTTGGAGCTTTCCCAGAGTTCCGGCAAGAGCACTTTTGAGTTGCTCGCTGAAAGATTAGAAACTTTgcagaaggagaagggcGCCAAAACTTTGA CTCACTTGACAAAGGACTTGCACTTCTACCCCGACTTG CACGGTAACCGATCTCCCCTCGCCGATCCCCGTATGAAGGGTATGATCACCGGTCTTGTCCTTGACGACTCTCTCAACGACCTTGCCGCTAAATTCAACGTTACGCTCGAAGCCATCGCCTTGCAAACCCGCCACATTGTCGACGAGATGAACGCCAAGGGTCACAAGATTGATTCTATTTACATGAGTGGTTCTCAAGCCAAAAACGGTCCCCTCATGCGTCTTCTCGCAACCGTCCTCCAGATGCCCGTCATCATCCCTCCTCAGCCTTCTGCTGCCGTCGTACTCGGCGCAGCGATGCTTGGTCGATACGCATATGACCTCATGACCGAACGACATGGTAAACCCATTTCATCTCAGCAAGAAGCGGAGGAGGCCAAGGAAAAGGATGGTTGGAGGCTTTGGGACGTGATGGTGCAGATGACTCGTCCCGGCAAGAGGATTGAACCGAGGAATGATAAGTTTGGGGCGAGTGAGAAGAGGTTGTTGGATGTTAAGTACAAGATCTTTAGGGAGGCTGTAGAGGTGCAGAGGAAATGGAGGCAGATGATCGCTGATGAGGTCAAGGACGAGGAATAG